A single window of Hyla sarda isolate aHylSar1 chromosome 2, aHylSar1.hap1, whole genome shotgun sequence DNA harbors:
- the LOC130357880 gene encoding protein spinster homolog 1-like, whose amino-acid sequence MASPQDPLLKEEEEAMEDHSDMDVEKGNIPERQNLPSLSVMSTARSIITVVILAFVNLLIYANRSSVAGVLPYIQKAYDTNASLSGLLNTLFIGSYVLVAPIAGYLGDHCNKKYTVCAGVIVWLSMTLTLSFIPDGYFLLFLLTSGLVGAGEATFCTIAPSIIADLFTSDQRTRMLNVFYSVIPVGCGLGYIIGPKVTDAARGDWHWAFRVTPGLGLIAVALMILVTKELPRTTTNGKKNNKSQKFAKWATDLKKLFKNRSFMLTTMGSTAVSFIVGAIGVWGPSYLTHARTLLQEKDPCRAEPCDYHDILIFGVVTVVSGILGVVAGTEISKRYRKSNPRADPLVCGCAMMLSAPFLLLALTFGNISLVATNIFIFIGETLLSVNFTLISDIILKVVTPWRRSSALAVQMTIYHLLGDAGSPYLIGLISDTYERGYAKSPLLKYRSLEYALMTCTIMAVIGGAFFMATALYIERDEKEAEMESEPPSSSSSSLLPADEDRASD is encoded by the coding sequence atggcctctccacaagacccattgctgaaggaggaggaagaagcaatggaggaccatagtgatatggatgtagaaaagggcaatatccctgagaggcagaacctgccatctctaagcgtgatgtccaccgcacgttccatcatcaccgtagtgatcctcgcctttgttaatttgctcatctatgcaaatcgctccagcgtggcgggggtgctaccttatatacagaaagcatatgacaccaatgctagtctgtccggcttattgaatacattgttcattggaagctacgtgctggtcgcaccaattgccggatatttgggcgaccactgtaataagaaatatactgtttgcgcaggagtcatcgtttggctgagcatgacacttaccctgtcattcatccctgacgggtacttcctgctcttcctgctgacaaGTGGACTGGTTGgggccggagaggcgactttctgcaccatcgccccctccatcattgcagacctttttacaagtgaccagcggacccgcatgctgaacgtgttttactccgtcatacctgttggctgcggactaggatacatcatcgggcccaaagtgactgatgcagcaaggggcgattggcactgggcatttcgggtcacccctggcctgggcctcatagctgtggctttgatgattttggtcacaaaggagcttccaagaacgactacaaacgggaagaagaacaacaaatcccagaagtttgccaaatgggcgacagatctgaaaaaactatttaaaaatcgaagcttcatgttaaccaccatgggatcgacggctgtatccttcatagtgggagccataggtgtatggggtccgtcatacctgacccacgcacgaacactcctacaagagaaggacccttgccgtgctgaaccgtgtgactatcacgacatcctaatatttggtgtggttacagtcgtttccggcattctgggagttgtagcagggacggagataagtaaaagatatcgcaaatccaacccacgggcggacccgcttgtgtgtggatgcgcgatgatgctctccgccccttttcttctgttggcattgacttttggcaacatcagcctcgttgccacgaacatcttcatcttcatcggagagacacttctgtcagtaaatttcaccctcatatctgacattatactaaaagtagtaactccgtggaggagatcttcagccctggccgtgcagatgacaatctatcacctcctaggtgacgccggcagcccgtacctcatcggcctgatatctgacacctacgaacgaggatatgccaaatcccctcttctgaaataccgcagcctggagtatgccctcatgacctgcaccataatggcagtcatcggaggggccttcttcatggccacggccctatatatagagagggacgaaaaagaagcagagatggaatcagaacctccgtcatcctcctcctcctcactgcttcctgccgatgaggaccgcgcttcagactga